In Comamonas sp. lk, the following proteins share a genomic window:
- a CDS encoding ABC transporter permease, which produces MVSVLAEPVADEVKVAQVVSTEPESGPPLIGLRGICKHYGGAESGQPEVTVLRGVNLEIRAGEFVAVVGSSGSGKSTLMNILGCLDRPSSGTYCFQGQDVDGLDADALAWLRREAFGFVFQGYHLIASETARENVEMPAIYAGLSQVERAQRAQELLERLGLGERMDNRPHQLSGGQQQRVSIARALMNGGRIILADEPTGALDSHSGAQVMALLSELADAGHTIILITHDRAVAAQARRVIEIRDGSIVSDSAAQPQGAERQPAAQAELQPVLPLPVAGAAPPLASIANARSWWADMQEACRSAWRGMRSNRARTSLTLLGIVIGVASVIVMLAIGEGARRQVLERMGTMGTSILYIGSKPPATGGPAGELSAEDLQAVRELPEIRRVLPVIGDPVTVRYGSADKQIYVFAASHEMPAAHHWSVAQGRFYTDAEDHDLAPLVVLGHKAWRHFFPDTPNPLGLQLIIGNSAFEVIGVMSERGAESGAQDYDDMVFIPYRAGRARVYQSQTQPDYVVVEAMSSAQVNEAETAMHQLLLARHGGREDFGIGNAAARIQAEVATRKSMTMMLGLIAAVSLVVGGIGVMNVMLMTVKERTREIGIRMAVGARQRDILRQFLTEASLVTLVGGSAGLLAGLVIGVVLILADVPMVFSVKAMLGAFACAVITGLVFGFMPAKTAARLDPVRALAGE; this is translated from the coding sequence ATGGTGAGTGTTCTTGCAGAGCCGGTAGCCGATGAGGTCAAAGTCGCGCAAGTGGTGAGTACAGAGCCTGAGAGCGGCCCACCCCTGATTGGCTTGCGCGGCATTTGCAAGCACTATGGCGGCGCAGAGAGTGGTCAGCCCGAAGTCACGGTCTTGCGTGGAGTCAACCTTGAGATCCGGGCCGGAGAGTTCGTGGCCGTGGTAGGTAGCTCGGGCTCGGGCAAGTCCACGCTGATGAATATTCTGGGCTGTCTGGATAGACCCAGCAGCGGGACCTATTGTTTTCAGGGCCAGGATGTGGACGGCCTTGACGCCGATGCGCTGGCCTGGTTGCGCCGTGAGGCTTTTGGCTTTGTGTTCCAGGGCTATCACCTGATCGCCAGCGAGACGGCGCGCGAGAACGTGGAAATGCCGGCCATCTATGCAGGCCTGTCCCAGGTCGAGCGTGCACAGCGCGCCCAGGAATTGCTGGAGCGGCTGGGTCTTGGCGAGCGCATGGACAACCGGCCCCATCAGCTCTCGGGTGGGCAGCAGCAGCGCGTCTCCATCGCCCGCGCGCTGATGAACGGCGGCCGTATCATCCTGGCCGATGAACCCACGGGTGCGCTGGATTCGCATAGCGGAGCACAAGTCATGGCTTTGCTCAGCGAGCTGGCCGATGCCGGGCACACTATCATCCTGATTACCCACGACAGGGCGGTGGCCGCACAGGCGCGGCGGGTGATTGAAATCCGTGACGGCAGCATTGTGAGCGATAGCGCAGCCCAGCCTCAGGGTGCAGAACGGCAGCCAGCCGCGCAAGCCGAACTCCAGCCGGTCTTGCCTTTGCCTGTTGCAGGGGCGGCCCCGCCTTTGGCTTCGATTGCGAACGCCCGGAGTTGGTGGGCCGATATGCAGGAAGCCTGCCGCAGTGCCTGGCGCGGAATGCGCAGCAACCGTGCCCGCACCAGCCTGACCTTGCTGGGCATTGTGATTGGCGTGGCCTCGGTGATCGTGATGCTGGCCATTGGCGAAGGTGCTCGACGCCAGGTCTTGGAGCGCATGGGCACCATGGGAACGTCGATTCTCTACATAGGAAGCAAGCCCCCCGCCACGGGAGGTCCAGCGGGAGAGTTGAGCGCAGAGGATTTACAAGCGGTGCGCGAGTTGCCGGAAATTCGCCGGGTGCTGCCGGTGATAGGGGACCCAGTGACGGTGCGCTATGGCAGTGCCGACAAGCAGATCTATGTGTTTGCGGCCAGTCATGAGATGCCGGCCGCGCACCACTGGAGTGTGGCCCAGGGTCGCTTTTACACCGATGCCGAAGACCATGACTTGGCGCCGCTGGTGGTGTTGGGCCACAAGGCCTGGCGGCATTTTTTCCCCGATACACCCAATCCCTTGGGTCTGCAGCTCATCATCGGCAACTCCGCCTTTGAAGTGATTGGCGTCATGAGCGAGCGCGGCGCAGAGTCCGGGGCACAGGATTACGACGATATGGTGTTCATCCCCTACCGAGCCGGGCGGGCGCGTGTCTACCAAAGCCAGACCCAGCCCGACTATGTGGTGGTGGAAGCCATGTCGTCGGCCCAGGTGAACGAGGCCGAGACGGCGATGCACCAGCTGCTGCTGGCCCGGCATGGAGGCCGCGAAGATTTCGGTATTGGCAATGCTGCAGCGCGCATTCAGGCGGAAGTCGCCACGCGCAAGAGCATGACCATGATGCTGGGCCTGATCGCTGCCGTTTCTCTGGTGGTGGGCGGCATAGGCGTGATGAATGTGATGCTGATGACCGTCAAGGAGCGCACGCGCGAGATAGGAATTCGCATGGCTGTGGGCGCACGCCAGCGCGACATCCTGCGCCAGTTTCTGACGGAGGCCAGTTTGGTGACGCTAGTGGGTGGAAGCGCAGGGCTGCTTGCCGGCCTGGTGATCGGTGTGGTGCTGATCCTGGCCGATGTGCCCATGGTCTTTTCCGTGAAAGCCATGCTGGGTGCGTTTGCCTGCGCCGTGATCACAGGGCTGGTGTTTGGTTTTATGCCTGCCAAGACGGCAGCGCGCCTGGACCCGGTGCGGGCGCTGGCAGGAGAATGA
- a CDS encoding efflux transporter outer membrane subunit, with protein sequence MAMIKTAAAAAGVLMLAACSAPAVRQEIPQEVAVVKLPARWQLASDVSANKASVHWWQGFGSPELTGLIDMARQQSWDVAAAVARVNQAAAGVRQARAGLFPELTGSLNAAGYRRLDGAQHTASDRMGALLSASYEVDFWGRNRALRDAAQSGLQASVFDRDTVQLTVTAGVADAWLQVVALRERIGIAQANLATAQRLLQLVESRGRWGAATPLELAQQRGLVAVQQRALASMQQQEADAQTALALWLGQAENLPLSQTSLTALQVPAIDQGQPLEMVTRRPDIARAEARLAAADANLQVARAAMLPRLTLQLDLGSESDRLRKVFDNPLYSLSASLVAPIFDAGRLAAGRDQTAARREELLIAYRQSIVQAFAEVQTALNGLAWTQTRVQAQAEELEQARKALTLAEARYRAGAESLLTLLDVQRSLYQAQDMAVQLHQERLQKSVALYKALGGGWGRSV encoded by the coding sequence ATGGCGATGATCAAGACGGCTGCCGCTGCAGCGGGGGTTCTTATGCTGGCCGCATGTAGCGCGCCAGCGGTGCGGCAGGAAATTCCACAGGAAGTCGCAGTGGTGAAGTTGCCAGCCCGGTGGCAGCTTGCATCAGATGTCAGCGCCAACAAGGCAAGCGTGCATTGGTGGCAAGGTTTTGGCAGCCCAGAGCTGACAGGCCTGATTGACATGGCCAGGCAGCAAAGCTGGGATGTGGCGGCCGCCGTCGCCAGGGTGAACCAGGCCGCTGCCGGCGTACGCCAGGCAAGAGCCGGCTTGTTCCCAGAGCTTACCGGCAGCCTCAACGCTGCGGGCTACAGGCGCCTGGACGGTGCCCAGCATACGGCGTCAGATCGCATGGGCGCCTTGTTGTCTGCCAGTTATGAAGTGGACTTCTGGGGGCGCAATCGTGCCTTGCGCGATGCAGCCCAATCCGGCCTTCAGGCCAGTGTGTTTGACCGGGACACGGTGCAACTGACCGTCACTGCCGGGGTGGCCGATGCCTGGCTGCAGGTGGTTGCCTTGCGCGAGCGCATTGGCATTGCGCAAGCCAACCTCGCAACCGCACAGCGCCTGCTGCAACTGGTGGAGTCCCGGGGCCGCTGGGGTGCGGCCACTCCCTTGGAGTTGGCTCAGCAGCGCGGTCTGGTGGCGGTGCAGCAGCGGGCTCTGGCATCGATGCAGCAGCAAGAGGCGGATGCGCAAACAGCGCTGGCTTTGTGGTTGGGCCAAGCGGAGAATCTGCCGCTATCTCAGACCAGCCTGACGGCCTTGCAGGTGCCCGCGATTGACCAGGGCCAGCCGCTGGAGATGGTGACCCGCAGACCTGACATCGCCAGAGCGGAAGCGCGGCTGGCGGCTGCCGATGCGAATCTGCAGGTGGCCAGAGCAGCGATGTTGCCGCGCTTGACCCTGCAGCTGGATCTGGGCTCGGAGAGCGACAGACTGCGCAAAGTGTTCGACAACCCTTTGTATTCTCTGAGCGCGAGCCTGGTCGCCCCTATCTTTGACGCGGGCCGTCTGGCGGCAGGTCGAGATCAGACGGCTGCCAGGCGCGAAGAATTGCTGATTGCCTATAGGCAGAGCATTGTTCAAGCGTTTGCGGAGGTGCAAACAGCCCTGAACGGCTTGGCCTGGACGCAGACGCGGGTGCAGGCGCAGGCCGAAGAGCTGGAGCAGGCCCGCAAGGCGCTGACCTTGGCAGAAGCCCGCTACCGTGCGGGTGCCGAGTCGCTGCTGACGCTGCTTGATGTACAGCGATCTTTGTATCAGGCCCAGGACATGGCCGTGCAACTGCATCAAGAACGCTTGCAAAAAAGCGTGGCCTTGTACAAGGCCCTTGGCGGTG
- a CDS encoding efflux RND transporter periplasmic adaptor subunit, whose product MQLGGVKRWGVLALMVVGGLGSALWWASRPRTEYQSAVVTRADVEATVTAIGILQPRRYVDVGAQVSGQITRLLVAPGAQVEKGALLVEIDPSVQRATVDAGRASLAGLRAQLAEQQAQHRLARQQWNRQQQMAREAATREEDVQSAEAQLAGAAARIEHLKAQIDKTQASLKADEARLGYTRIYAPMAGTVVSLDAREGQTLNATYQTPNILRIADLSAMTVWTDVSEADVRRVKDGMAVYFTTLGSAGQDKPRRWTSQVRQVLPAPSASAAAAGGSAAVPAPVTKAVAYTVLFDVDNLDAELMPQMTAQVVFVTAHAKQALTIPLMALQATAQQDGHAVRVLGADGKPQLKNVRTGVRSRHQVQVLDGLLEGDKVVTAEATSEGGLRWLQW is encoded by the coding sequence ATGCAGCTTGGTGGAGTTAAACGCTGGGGCGTGCTTGCCCTGATGGTGGTTGGTGGACTTGGTAGTGCTTTATGGTGGGCCAGTCGTCCCCGCACCGAGTACCAGAGCGCCGTGGTGACACGCGCCGATGTGGAGGCCACGGTCACGGCCATAGGTATATTGCAACCCCGACGCTATGTGGATGTGGGGGCGCAGGTCTCGGGGCAGATCACGCGGCTGCTGGTGGCGCCTGGTGCTCAGGTGGAAAAAGGTGCTTTGCTGGTGGAGATCGATCCCAGCGTGCAGCGCGCAACGGTGGATGCCGGCCGGGCTTCGCTTGCTGGGCTGCGTGCCCAGTTGGCCGAGCAGCAGGCCCAGCACCGCTTGGCGCGACAGCAATGGAATCGCCAGCAGCAGATGGCACGCGAGGCAGCTACACGCGAAGAAGATGTGCAGTCCGCAGAAGCTCAGCTGGCAGGGGCGGCCGCACGAATTGAGCATCTCAAGGCGCAAATAGACAAGACCCAGGCGAGCTTGAAGGCCGATGAGGCCAGGCTGGGCTACACCCGCATTTATGCCCCTATGGCGGGGACGGTGGTGTCACTGGATGCGCGCGAAGGTCAGACCTTGAACGCCACCTATCAGACGCCCAACATCTTGAGAATTGCCGACCTGAGCGCGATGACGGTCTGGACCGATGTGTCCGAGGCCGATGTGCGCCGCGTCAAGGATGGCATGGCGGTCTACTTCACCACGCTGGGAAGTGCGGGCCAGGACAAGCCACGCCGCTGGACCAGTCAGGTGCGTCAGGTCTTGCCCGCACCTTCGGCCAGTGCAGCCGCCGCAGGTGGATCGGCTGCCGTGCCTGCGCCCGTCACCAAGGCGGTGGCGTATACGGTGCTGTTTGATGTGGACAATCTTGATGCCGAGTTGATGCCGCAGATGACGGCCCAAGTTGTTTTCGTCACAGCACATGCCAAGCAGGCATTGACGATACCGTTGATGGCATTGCAGGCGACGGCGCAACAAGATGGCCATGCCGTGCGCGTGCTGGGTGCCGACGGCAAGCCGCAGTTGAAAAACGTGCGCACCGGCGTGCGAAGCCGCCATCAGGTGCAGGTGCTTGATGGTCTGCTTGAAGGTGACAAGGTGGTGACGGCTGAAGCCACCAGCGAAGGCGGACTGCGGTGGCTGCAATGGTGA